In a single window of the Antennarius striatus isolate MH-2024 chromosome 3, ASM4005453v1, whole genome shotgun sequence genome:
- the LOC137592126 gene encoding calphotin-like isoform X4, with protein MPSNFKKNKRRCKKAQAQKRALEELAAKSPVKATPCISVTVPPKAAQKKVTKTPLPAQEKVQQPTPTAAPIAETPPIEVKAVVKEPVAEPIPVKIEAPGPKALVLEKSSVELQDVKEVPALFAEKTLPEPASVAEAETAKEAEPNIPETKPETEVKPPADVSMETSAATEIHTTKTTIVTTETEQEAVVQSIESPEVPFTIPVAPAEEPENHVTEDKERPANKDIADSLVDDFVVTESASAVEVAISECAAIKPEIVEVSNVLGSQSDSTALLPTENAPAAAPAEEMVIQVTPEQKCAEEPKPEICDMPCQTQQAVESVEMLAETSVNGHVVQVSIES; from the exons ATGCCCAGCAACTTTAAGAAGAACAAGCGTCGCTGCAAAAAAGCT CAAGCCCAGAAAAGAGCACTTGAAGAACTTGCAGCAAAGTCACCAGTGAAAGCAACTCCATGCATTTCGGTGACCGTACCGCCTAAAGCTGCGCAAAAGAAAGTCACTAAAACTCCGCTGCCAGCTCAAGAAAAGGTCCAACAGCCCACTCCCACTGCTGCCCCCATTGCGGAGACCCCTCCAATAGAAGTAAAAGCAGTGGTGAAAGAACCAGTCGCAGAGCCCATCCCAGTCAAGATTGAGGCACCTGGACCTAAGGCTCTTGTGTTAGAAAAGTCTTCAGTGGAACTTCAGGATGTCAAAGAAGTCCCGGCTCTTTTCGCTGAGAAAACCCTACctgagccagcttctgtagctgAAGCTGAGACCGCAAAGGAGGCTGAACCAAACATTCctgaaacaaaaccagaaactgAG GTCAAACCTCCAGCTGATGTGTCAATGGAGACGTCTGCTGCGACTGAG ATTCACACGACGAAGACTACAATTGTAACAACAGAGACTGAGCAG GAGGCCGTTGTTCAATCTATTGAAAGCCCAGAG GTACCTTTCACCATTCCTGTGGCTCCTGCAGAAGAGCCCGAAAATCATGTAACTGAAGACAAAGAG cGTCCTGCCAACAAGGACATTGCTGACAGCCTGGTTGATGACTTTGTAGTGACAGAATCTGCCTCAGCAGTGGAGGTCGCCATTTCTGAGTGTGCTGCTATCAAGCCG GAAATTGTAGAAGTCAGCAATGTCCTAGGCTCCCAGTCAGATTCTACTGCTCTGCTGCCCACTGAGAACGCCcctgctgctgcccccgcaGAGGAAATGGTCATT CAGGTCACTCCTGAGCAAAAATGTGCAGAAGAGCCTAAGCCAGAAATCTGTGACATGCCATGTCAGACGCAGCAAGCTGTAGAGTCTGTGGAAATGCTAGCTGAGACATCGGTGAACGGACACGTTGTACAGGTCTCCATTGAGAGCTAG
- the LOC137592126 gene encoding fibrous sheath CABYR-binding protein-like isoform X3, with product MPSNFKKNKRRCKKAQAQKRALEELAAKSPVKATPCISVTVPPKAAQKKVTKTPLPAQEKVQQPTPTAAPIAETPPIEVKAVVKEPVAEPIPVKIEAPGPKALVLEKSSVELQDVKEVPALFAEKTLPEPASVAEAETAKEAEPNIPETKPETEVKPPADVSMETSAATEIHTTKTTIVTTETEQTSNGCKPETEAASDALMDGDAAAEAGVEMLDTETAEKQKVEAQKSKQSDEDAVTETTEVPLVEAQMCEQDSHETEPAANEVVTESVGESVEESITEATEDPVVEARLNEQDSNEAEPAADKGATEHTVETDVTEVHEPEQVNEVFSPVASEEDTEAEPLAEEAPDIPAAPFTTEEAVVQSIESPEVPFTIPVAPAEEPENHVTEDKERPANKDIADSLVDDFVVTESASAVEVAISECAAIKPQVTPEQKCAEEPKPEICDMPCQTQQAVESVEMLAETSVNGHVVQVSIES from the exons ATGCCCAGCAACTTTAAGAAGAACAAGCGTCGCTGCAAAAAAGCT CAAGCCCAGAAAAGAGCACTTGAAGAACTTGCAGCAAAGTCACCAGTGAAAGCAACTCCATGCATTTCGGTGACCGTACCGCCTAAAGCTGCGCAAAAGAAAGTCACTAAAACTCCGCTGCCAGCTCAAGAAAAGGTCCAACAGCCCACTCCCACTGCTGCCCCCATTGCGGAGACCCCTCCAATAGAAGTAAAAGCAGTGGTGAAAGAACCAGTCGCAGAGCCCATCCCAGTCAAGATTGAGGCACCTGGACCTAAGGCTCTTGTGTTAGAAAAGTCTTCAGTGGAACTTCAGGATGTCAAAGAAGTCCCGGCTCTTTTCGCTGAGAAAACCCTACctgagccagcttctgtagctgAAGCTGAGACCGCAAAGGAGGCTGAACCAAACATTCctgaaacaaaaccagaaactgAG GTCAAACCTCCAGCTGATGTGTCAATGGAGACGTCTGCTGCGACTGAG ATTCACACGACGAAGACTACAATTGTAACAACAGAGACTGAGCAG ACGAGTAATGGCTGCAAGCCAGAGACTGAAGCGGCATCTGATGCCTTGATGGACGGAGATGCGGCCGCTGAGGCTGGCGTAGAAATGCTCGATACAGAAACTGCTGAAAAACAGAAGGTAGAAGCACAAAAGAGTAAGCAATCGGATGAAGACGCCGTCACTGAAACTACAGAAGTACCACTTGTAGAAGCACAGATGTGTGAACAAGATTCTCATGAAACCGAACCTGCAGCGAATGAGGTGGTTACAGAATCAGTGGGAGAATCAGTGGAGGAGTCCATCACAGAAGCTACAGAAGACCCAGTTGTAGAAGCACGGCTGAATGAACAAGACTCTAATGAAGCAGAACCTGCAGCAGATAAGGGGGCTACAGAACACACGGTAGAAACAGATGTCACAGAGGTACATGAGCCAGAACAGGTGAATGAAGTCTTTAGTCCTGTAGCCTCCGAAGAAGATACTGAAGCAGAACCATTGGCTGAAGAAGCACCAGATATCCCTGCTGCGCCCTTTACGACAGAG GAGGCCGTTGTTCAATCTATTGAAAGCCCAGAG GTACCTTTCACCATTCCTGTGGCTCCTGCAGAAGAGCCCGAAAATCATGTAACTGAAGACAAAGAG cGTCCTGCCAACAAGGACATTGCTGACAGCCTGGTTGATGACTTTGTAGTGACAGAATCTGCCTCAGCAGTGGAGGTCGCCATTTCTGAGTGTGCTGCTATCAAGCCG CAGGTCACTCCTGAGCAAAAATGTGCAGAAGAGCCTAAGCCAGAAATCTGTGACATGCCATGTCAGACGCAGCAAGCTGTAGAGTCTGTGGAAATGCTAGCTGAGACATCGGTGAACGGACACGTTGTACAGGTCTCCATTGAGAGCTAG
- the LOC137592126 gene encoding fibrous sheath CABYR-binding protein-like isoform X2, protein MPSNFKKNKRRCKKAQAQKRALEELAAKSPVKATPCISVTVPPKAAQKKVTKTPLPAQEKVQQPTPTAAPIAETPPIEVKAVVKEPVAEPIPVKIEAPGPKALVLEKSSVELQDVKEVPALFAEKTLPEPASVAEAETAKEAEPNIPETKPETEVKPPADVSMETSAATEIHTTKTTIVTTETEQTSNGCKPETEAASDALMDGDAAAEAGVEMLDTETAEKQKVEAQKSKQSDEDAVTETTEVPLVEAQMCEQDSHETEPAANEVVTESVGESVEESITEATEDPVVEARLNEQDSNEAEPAADKGATEHTVETDVTEVHEPEQVNEVFSPVASEEDTEAEPLAEEAPDIPAAPFTTEEAVVQSIESPEVPFTIPVAPAEEPENHVTEDKERPANKDIADSLVDDFVVTESASAVEVAISECAAIKPEIVEVSNVLGSQSDSTALLPTENAPAAAPAEEMVIVTPEQKCAEEPKPEICDMPCQTQQAVESVEMLAETSVNGHVVQVSIES, encoded by the exons ATGCCCAGCAACTTTAAGAAGAACAAGCGTCGCTGCAAAAAAGCT CAAGCCCAGAAAAGAGCACTTGAAGAACTTGCAGCAAAGTCACCAGTGAAAGCAACTCCATGCATTTCGGTGACCGTACCGCCTAAAGCTGCGCAAAAGAAAGTCACTAAAACTCCGCTGCCAGCTCAAGAAAAGGTCCAACAGCCCACTCCCACTGCTGCCCCCATTGCGGAGACCCCTCCAATAGAAGTAAAAGCAGTGGTGAAAGAACCAGTCGCAGAGCCCATCCCAGTCAAGATTGAGGCACCTGGACCTAAGGCTCTTGTGTTAGAAAAGTCTTCAGTGGAACTTCAGGATGTCAAAGAAGTCCCGGCTCTTTTCGCTGAGAAAACCCTACctgagccagcttctgtagctgAAGCTGAGACCGCAAAGGAGGCTGAACCAAACATTCctgaaacaaaaccagaaactgAG GTCAAACCTCCAGCTGATGTGTCAATGGAGACGTCTGCTGCGACTGAG ATTCACACGACGAAGACTACAATTGTAACAACAGAGACTGAGCAG ACGAGTAATGGCTGCAAGCCAGAGACTGAAGCGGCATCTGATGCCTTGATGGACGGAGATGCGGCCGCTGAGGCTGGCGTAGAAATGCTCGATACAGAAACTGCTGAAAAACAGAAGGTAGAAGCACAAAAGAGTAAGCAATCGGATGAAGACGCCGTCACTGAAACTACAGAAGTACCACTTGTAGAAGCACAGATGTGTGAACAAGATTCTCATGAAACCGAACCTGCAGCGAATGAGGTGGTTACAGAATCAGTGGGAGAATCAGTGGAGGAGTCCATCACAGAAGCTACAGAAGACCCAGTTGTAGAAGCACGGCTGAATGAACAAGACTCTAATGAAGCAGAACCTGCAGCAGATAAGGGGGCTACAGAACACACGGTAGAAACAGATGTCACAGAGGTACATGAGCCAGAACAGGTGAATGAAGTCTTTAGTCCTGTAGCCTCCGAAGAAGATACTGAAGCAGAACCATTGGCTGAAGAAGCACCAGATATCCCTGCTGCGCCCTTTACGACAGAG GAGGCCGTTGTTCAATCTATTGAAAGCCCAGAG GTACCTTTCACCATTCCTGTGGCTCCTGCAGAAGAGCCCGAAAATCATGTAACTGAAGACAAAGAG cGTCCTGCCAACAAGGACATTGCTGACAGCCTGGTTGATGACTTTGTAGTGACAGAATCTGCCTCAGCAGTGGAGGTCGCCATTTCTGAGTGTGCTGCTATCAAGCCG GAAATTGTAGAAGTCAGCAATGTCCTAGGCTCCCAGTCAGATTCTACTGCTCTGCTGCCCACTGAGAACGCCcctgctgctgcccccgcaGAGGAAATGGTCATT GTCACTCCTGAGCAAAAATGTGCAGAAGAGCCTAAGCCAGAAATCTGTGACATGCCATGTCAGACGCAGCAAGCTGTAGAGTCTGTGGAAATGCTAGCTGAGACATCGGTGAACGGACACGTTGTACAGGTCTCCATTGAGAGCTAG
- the LOC137592126 gene encoding fibrous sheath CABYR-binding protein-like isoform X1, whose protein sequence is MPSNFKKNKRRCKKAQAQKRALEELAAKSPVKATPCISVTVPPKAAQKKVTKTPLPAQEKVQQPTPTAAPIAETPPIEVKAVVKEPVAEPIPVKIEAPGPKALVLEKSSVELQDVKEVPALFAEKTLPEPASVAEAETAKEAEPNIPETKPETEVKPPADVSMETSAATEIHTTKTTIVTTETEQTSNGCKPETEAASDALMDGDAAAEAGVEMLDTETAEKQKVEAQKSKQSDEDAVTETTEVPLVEAQMCEQDSHETEPAANEVVTESVGESVEESITEATEDPVVEARLNEQDSNEAEPAADKGATEHTVETDVTEVHEPEQVNEVFSPVASEEDTEAEPLAEEAPDIPAAPFTTEEAVVQSIESPEVPFTIPVAPAEEPENHVTEDKERPANKDIADSLVDDFVVTESASAVEVAISECAAIKPEIVEVSNVLGSQSDSTALLPTENAPAAAPAEEMVIQVTPEQKCAEEPKPEICDMPCQTQQAVESVEMLAETSVNGHVVQVSIES, encoded by the exons ATGCCCAGCAACTTTAAGAAGAACAAGCGTCGCTGCAAAAAAGCT CAAGCCCAGAAAAGAGCACTTGAAGAACTTGCAGCAAAGTCACCAGTGAAAGCAACTCCATGCATTTCGGTGACCGTACCGCCTAAAGCTGCGCAAAAGAAAGTCACTAAAACTCCGCTGCCAGCTCAAGAAAAGGTCCAACAGCCCACTCCCACTGCTGCCCCCATTGCGGAGACCCCTCCAATAGAAGTAAAAGCAGTGGTGAAAGAACCAGTCGCAGAGCCCATCCCAGTCAAGATTGAGGCACCTGGACCTAAGGCTCTTGTGTTAGAAAAGTCTTCAGTGGAACTTCAGGATGTCAAAGAAGTCCCGGCTCTTTTCGCTGAGAAAACCCTACctgagccagcttctgtagctgAAGCTGAGACCGCAAAGGAGGCTGAACCAAACATTCctgaaacaaaaccagaaactgAG GTCAAACCTCCAGCTGATGTGTCAATGGAGACGTCTGCTGCGACTGAG ATTCACACGACGAAGACTACAATTGTAACAACAGAGACTGAGCAG ACGAGTAATGGCTGCAAGCCAGAGACTGAAGCGGCATCTGATGCCTTGATGGACGGAGATGCGGCCGCTGAGGCTGGCGTAGAAATGCTCGATACAGAAACTGCTGAAAAACAGAAGGTAGAAGCACAAAAGAGTAAGCAATCGGATGAAGACGCCGTCACTGAAACTACAGAAGTACCACTTGTAGAAGCACAGATGTGTGAACAAGATTCTCATGAAACCGAACCTGCAGCGAATGAGGTGGTTACAGAATCAGTGGGAGAATCAGTGGAGGAGTCCATCACAGAAGCTACAGAAGACCCAGTTGTAGAAGCACGGCTGAATGAACAAGACTCTAATGAAGCAGAACCTGCAGCAGATAAGGGGGCTACAGAACACACGGTAGAAACAGATGTCACAGAGGTACATGAGCCAGAACAGGTGAATGAAGTCTTTAGTCCTGTAGCCTCCGAAGAAGATACTGAAGCAGAACCATTGGCTGAAGAAGCACCAGATATCCCTGCTGCGCCCTTTACGACAGAG GAGGCCGTTGTTCAATCTATTGAAAGCCCAGAG GTACCTTTCACCATTCCTGTGGCTCCTGCAGAAGAGCCCGAAAATCATGTAACTGAAGACAAAGAG cGTCCTGCCAACAAGGACATTGCTGACAGCCTGGTTGATGACTTTGTAGTGACAGAATCTGCCTCAGCAGTGGAGGTCGCCATTTCTGAGTGTGCTGCTATCAAGCCG GAAATTGTAGAAGTCAGCAATGTCCTAGGCTCCCAGTCAGATTCTACTGCTCTGCTGCCCACTGAGAACGCCcctgctgctgcccccgcaGAGGAAATGGTCATT CAGGTCACTCCTGAGCAAAAATGTGCAGAAGAGCCTAAGCCAGAAATCTGTGACATGCCATGTCAGACGCAGCAAGCTGTAGAGTCTGTGGAAATGCTAGCTGAGACATCGGTGAACGGACACGTTGTACAGGTCTCCATTGAGAGCTAG
- the si:dkey-283b1.6 gene encoding uncharacterized protein si:dkey-283b1.6 isoform X2, translated as MDIEELPFLQACSRYREEQIEREAWRRSEQEGRPPPIYFIPFPGSISQQDGEDHVRVPRYSQEFQSPPQYNTAAYCGPPPSYNELGIKPEDLPPAYTEYSAPVYPITPPPHTDMVQPQTQTQTQQ; from the exons ATGGATATTGAAGAACTTCCCTTTCTACA AGCTTGCAGTCGCTACAGGGAGGAGCAGATTGAGCGGGAGGCGTGGCGACGCAGTGAGCAGGAGGGACGCCCTCCTCCCATATATTTCATCCCGTTCCCTGGAAGCATCTCACAGCAGGATGGTGAAGATCATGTCAGGGTTCCTCGATACAGCCAAGAGTTCCAGTCACCACCACAGTATAACACAGCTGCCTACTGTGGGCCCCCACCATCCTATAATGAG CTGGGAATTAAGCCTGAGGATCTTCCCCCCGCTTACACAGAATACAGCGCTCCTGTGTATCCCATcacacccccacctcacacaGACATGGTGCaaccacaaacacagacacagacacagcagtGA
- the si:dkey-283b1.6 gene encoding uncharacterized protein si:dkey-283b1.6 isoform X1 — protein sequence MDIEELPFLQIFLGILGFGLTIMFCTTFCRACSRYREEQIEREAWRRSEQEGRPPPIYFIPFPGSISQQDGEDHVRVPRYSQEFQSPPQYNTAAYCGPPPSYNELGIKPEDLPPAYTEYSAPVYPITPPPHTDMVQPQTQTQTQQ from the exons ATGGATATTGAAGAACTTCCCTTTCTACA GATCTTCCTGGGCATCCTGGGCTTCGGTCTCACCATCATGTTTTGCACCACCTTCTGCAGAGCTTGCAGTCGCTACAGGGAGGAGCAGATTGAGCGGGAGGCGTGGCGACGCAGTGAGCAGGAGGGACGCCCTCCTCCCATATATTTCATCCCGTTCCCTGGAAGCATCTCACAGCAGGATGGTGAAGATCATGTCAGGGTTCCTCGATACAGCCAAGAGTTCCAGTCACCACCACAGTATAACACAGCTGCCTACTGTGGGCCCCCACCATCCTATAATGAG CTGGGAATTAAGCCTGAGGATCTTCCCCCCGCTTACACAGAATACAGCGCTCCTGTGTATCCCATcacacccccacctcacacaGACATGGTGCaaccacaaacacagacacagacacagcagtGA